A region of the Larus michahellis chromosome 4, bLarMic1.1, whole genome shotgun sequence genome:
TCATCTTTATTTCCCAAGCGGTGAAACTCCGAGTGGTTTGATTTCACATTGCGGGATGCTCCCTGAAAGCTCGCACTCAGCAAGGATTAGCAGAAACTCAGGTCTCAGCTGCCCTTTCCTTTCTTACCCCCTCAACATAGAGCAAATAGATTAGCTTCAAGGAAAAATGTTCGTGAGACGCAGGTGAGGGATGGTCCCCACAGCAACTTCCCCCTGTGGTTCCCACAGCACTGCTTCAGGCTTGTCTTTTGTAGGGGAAGGTTGGGATGTCCAGGCTCATTTAAACCCCCTTAACCCTTAAAAGCATGAACTTAAAAGTTGCTTCTTAAACTATCAGCAAGTAaatgcctgattttcagaagcgTTGGCCCCACCAGGGCACAGACCCTGAAGGGGACtgtgggtgctgcctgccccTGTGAAGGAGAGCACCCAGGAGAGCCAGCATGGATTAACCCCTTCAGGCATTTATTTCAATTATGTTTTTCCTTTAGCAAACAAATTTGATAGCATTGTTAAAATACTGTTGTTGTAAAATAGCattaaatacatatgtattttcaatatatctatgtatatataaaaatctttCATAATGCTTTCCACTTCTGTTTGAAGCTCAGCCCCGTGGGGAGTTTGCACAAACAGACTGCGGAGCCAGAGTGACAGCAGCCAGCACATGGGCACAAAATCTGGCCCCAGGCCCACGCCAGCTTCTCGCCAGCTGGGGGACAAACAAGGGAGCTGCTGTTACCCCTCCATGCACAGCGGGACATCTATGTGTTACCCCACTGTGCACGGCAGGACATCTATACAAGCAAACGCAGCCTGGGCAGGAAGCTCCTACCTGAAGTTGAGCGCTGGAGACCCAAATCCAGCTCCTTGCTTTGCTTGATGCAGAACCTCTCATGGACTTGGGAAAAGCTGCTTCGCTCTCTCTACCTGTCCATTCGGATCGTCAGAGGAGCGCAGCGGAGTTAACAGCCTCGCCTGGCTCGGAAAGAGGTGGGAGACCGGTCACTGCAGGAAGGACGAAACCAGAACACCCAGCAGAATTCAGCAACTATATTGACACCATCATCTGGAGATGCGAAGACCAGCCCAGGTGTCCCTACCTGCTCACTGCGCTCGGTATCACGCTGCTCTGCTTTTGCTAAGCAGAGTCTCAGAGGTCCCCTccatcagggctgctctcacaAATGGTGCCGGGCTCCCTGCTCGTTTCTTTTGGGAGCTTTCCCCCTTCACCCGCTGCGCTCTTGGACGGCAGTGTCCCGTCGAGCCTGCTGGATTTGCCTGGAGAAGGAAACTCCACATCATCAATCGCTCTCCCCTCCTGAGCAAACCCCTGGGCGCAGTTACAGGTGCTGCAGGGTTACTGCGTTCCGCAATTAAATTACCCCAAGACCACTTTTTCAAAATGAGCTCCGGGGAAGGGAGGGTGTGAGAAATGAACTCCTTCCGCAGCTCAGTAATTACTAACCCAACCAATCTTCGCTTCCACTGCTCGCTCCCGTTAGCGTCGCGGGGGAAGGCTGAAGACCCACCAGCCACACGGTGCTGTTGGCCACGAGCTACGCGGGGTCCAAGTGACCCCGAACCCCTCCACCCCCGACGGAGCAAGGAGCTCTTCAGCTGCCTGAACAAAGTCGTTCCTGACCACCTTACGTATCCTCACCCACACGAGTGGCCGAAGCTGGGTGTCCGTCCAGCCGCCGGCGTGGAGCCCTTAGAGGCGCCAaggcccggccggccccgcctCAGCCAACGGCACCGTTCGGGCGGACGCAACGCGGGTTCTCGGGGCTGGCTTTGGGGGGCAATACAAGAAAACCGGCGGATGTTCACGGGAAGCGGAATATTTCGATGGGGGACGGGAGGGTGCCGTTGCCCCCCTCCGCCCGCGGTCCGGTTcccgggggggcccggcccggccgcccccgcgggcGGCGCCGCGCAGAGGCGGAAGCGGCGGCGCcgaggccgggcggcggcggtggcagaAGGTAAAAGCCGCCCGGAGCCGCCGGAGGGGACCGGGGCTGtcgcgggcggggagcggggggaggctgCCGGGGTCTCCTCCCGCCCGGGCCGGGGGTcggagcgcggggccggggggggccgcgcAGGCCGGGACAGCGGAGCGCTCTCGCCCGGTGCCGCCCCGCTGATGggatggcggggccggggccctCACGGGGCGGGTCGGCCGGGCCCGGCGCTGAAGCGGGTGGGGACGGGCGGGCACGGGCGACGACGCGGCCCGGCGGGGCCCAGGGCTGGCGGCTGGCCTCTgctctttttccttaaaataaaggcAGTCCCTTGGGCtttccaaccccctcccagtTCGGCTTCACGGCAGCAGGCTGGCGCCTGGCCAGACACCATGGTAATAGCAGAGGTAGAGGCCCAGAGCCTGGAGAGGGGTTGCAGGAGAGCAGCTTTCCAGTGTCTgcaggggctacaggaaagccggggagggaccTTTTACAAGGGGtggtggcttcaaactggaagaggggagatttagctgagatgtgaggcagaaattgtttgctgtgagggtggtgaagcccctggcccaggttgcccagagaagctgtggctgccccatccctggaggggttcaaggccaggctggacggggcttggagcaacgtggtgtggtgggaggtgtccctggccagggcagggggtggcactgggtgggctttaaggtcccttccaacccaaaccattctgtgatgtcAGCAAAAAGGGCAATAATGATGATCACATATGTTACCTTAGTGCctggacttgtttttttttctgaagcccCCCACAAGGGTTTGACATCGAGGGGTCCCCACTGCCAAGTGGGGACTGGGCTGGGGAGGTATGTGTCAGGCTGGAAAACTGCCCAGGCACAGCAGCAAAGGGCTCCTCACCTGGGTTTTTGAGTTTCAGCTGGGAAACCTCCAGGCTCCCCAGCATCGCCAAGTGGAAACAGGCAGTGGGTGAGGAGCAGGGCCCCAGCCTGTGCAGGGAAGTGGTGCCGGGCCAGCAGGGTCCGTGCTGCAGCAATGGGAGCAGGGTGAAAGAGTGGACCTTGTTCTTCATGTGCCTCTGGGCTGTCAGGGAGCTCTCAGGCACTTGCACTGCAAAAGATGAATTGTTCTCTGGGTTAAATCTTTTAGATATGCCATGTCTGTAGTTTTCTAAGGTGTTGCTCAGATTTCTGTTACCCTCCTCCTGCAAGATGCAAGGAGATGGGTGCCCAGATCCCAAACTTCCTGGTGTTGGGGGGCTCAGACCAGACCAGGACTGCAGCGGCAGTGcatcctcctcttttttctttatgagaTGCTTTTCTAGAAGGCCTGTATGATGTGGGAGGCCATGGCCTGGAAACACTCAGTCCTGCATCCCACAGGCACTCCTTGAACTCAGTGTGAATTTTATGATTTGCTGgttatttcctgtattttctgaACAAGTGAAAGGCTCCTGTGCTGGGCACAGTTCAAGGTTATAGTAGGGAAACAAAGTGTGCCATACATCCCAGTGTGCTGTTGGACATGCATCAAGGGATGGAATGGTTCCCAGCTCCAGCTACCACCTGGAGGACAGCCTGTCCATGGGAGGTCATCCTTCTTGGTCTGGCAGCCCCTGGTGACCAAAGACCTTCACACCCACAATCTAGGGGACATCTGAAGAGAGGGATGCTCTCCAGGCCAGCAGTTATACTGTCGGGTCAGGGCTTGCAGCCAAGGGAAGGCTGTTGGGGTTGAGCAACAGGGCagaaagcaggaaggaagggatgccCGCGAGGAAGCAGCTGATGGTGTGACAGAGGTGCAAGCAAGTACtcagggagggggcaggacttGGGACTGGCCCCAATTACTTGTCACTGTGATGTGATGGAAGGGCTGGCTCTGAGCGCCGCTTTCTGTGGGAGCGGTTCCGGGGGGCTTGTGGTGACCAACTCACCAGCTCAGACAGGTTGTGTACACACCAGAAAGGAGAGGTGGCCATGCCTGTCTCCTGGACTGTCAGGTGCTCTCCAGCCGCCACAGCCTCAGTCCAGCATTGCCCAGTCTAGCACAGCTTTTCTGTTCCGAGTATCTGTAGCCTGGGAGGTGTTTTGGTTCATCTTCCAAATctgtgggagcagagctgggtgcagctGCGGTAGATGTAAGCGTTGCATTAGCTGGCCAGCGAGGAACGGGCGTGATGAGAACAGAGAGGTGGGTGTGCTGGCTTCCAGGTGATTGCTGCAAGAGGCAGGTGGTGGGAGAGGAATAATAAATGAACTGGTACATAAAGCAGAGGGATAGCCCCAAGTCTCCCACTGCGTACCTGTCCTTTAGGGAGGACAACCAGGGGACCAGGACCTCTGCCTGCAATAGGGCTTCGGTCTGTGTGAGCATGCCAGAACCAGGACTGCAGGGtgctccctgcagcaccccagctATGCATCTTCAGACTTTGCCAGCTTggctgggcaggcagaggcaTGAGGACTGAAACCCTTTGCTTCAGAGTCCCTTTGAAGCACAAAATGAACggaaaatgaaagcagagctTTGTGAGCTGCTGAGTCTCTGGGACACCATGTCCCACTGTGCTGTGCTTTACAGAGTAACAGTAAACTCCACAAAGGTTACATTTGCTTTAACAACATCAGTACCTATTCTAGGAAATAAGGGTAAATCCCCATAATCCTGTCACGTTTATGCTCAGTGTTTGCTGTAAGCGCTCACCCGGCATCAGGCCGTCTTCCCTATGGTCTCTCAGCTCACCCGTGTGATTTTGTAGGGCTGAAGATGGCTGGCAGCTCCACTCCTTGGATCGGCAGTGCTTATCTCTTCCTCCAGTCGACATGCAAGACCATCGTTCTGCCGTCTCTCTATGAAAGCTCCCAGAAGAAACCTAGTGTGTTCAAGGCGCTGAAGCTGGCTTTAGCAGGTACCCATCCTCTCTGATATCTTGGCACACTTTCTCATCTCTTCACACAATGCCATGCCTTTCTTTAATCTCACACTCATGGGTAAGGAAAGCTGGTGTTCACTGTATTTCATAAAGACAATAAagtggagcaagttcagcagaggTCCACCAAgatggctgggggctggagcacttgtcctgaggagaggctgagggagttggacctgttcagcctggggaagagaaggctttgggggaCTGACCTTTACAGTGGTGCATGGGGACTgggaggcaacaggcacaaattgAAACAAGAGAGGTGGACACCAGATACAAGGACAAACAttttccccatgaggacaagTCAAGCACTGGCTCAGAGCGACTGTGtattctccatccttggagtttTTCAAAACgggactggataaagccctgagcaacttggtctgacctcagagctgacccCGCTTCACATGGGAGGTTGGGCTACAGACTTCCTGGGCTTCCTTCCAACTTGAACTATCCTGTGAGTTATCCTACTTTATGAATGTTTGTTTAAACCCATTTATGTGAGAGGAGAAAAGATTGCAGTGGCTGTGAAAGAAGATTTAATTGCTGTCTTTATACCACCACAGAAACATGATTTTTGCTTTGAGAAGACGATTTTTAAAATTAGTGATAGCCAGTTCAAGTTCTTTTCCGATATCAACAGGCACAATTACATTTGCTTCAGCTGTATGTAGACCTATTTACATAAAAAAGGACTTGAGATACAAATGGCCATAAAACTGCGTTTCTCTATCCACCCTTGCACCAAGCTGACTGCAGAATAATAGTAATTTGCAGAGTTTATCATACTTGCCTAGAATGACTCTCATGGCGTTCTTTACCTGTCATAGAGCTGAACCTATATTGTTTAATTGGGCTTGTGtaactattctgtgatttcttctggCAATCACGAGTCAAGCCAAGTCAGCTAGTTTATCCAGTACAGGCCTGCTCATCTCACAGCTTGGTCCAAAGATGTGAAGCAGCAGGAAGCCTGACACAGTTGTCCCGTTAGGCTCGATTTATGGCTGCTTTGTGTTACTGGAATGTAAATCTCCTCACACATTTAAAGGAAAGCCCACAAAAACGCTAAATCCTACCATGGTCGTTCAGACCTAAGAAGGACATGAAATCTGACACTGGCTGAAGTTTCATGAAGAACTACGTGCAAAGTCCTCTCTTTTGAGGTAGCTTTAAGCTGTGTTTTACACCGTTCATAAAGGTTTCCATGTCTGTGcagcttttcccctccccaggcctcTTACCCTGTTACGGAAGCTTTTGTTTAACCACCACTCACGAAAAACAAAGCACGAAGGAAGCGATAAAAAGGCATTTCTGGTCAGCCACAGTGCATTAAAGTGCCTTTCCTAGGTGCTTAGCCCTGTGTCCCAGTTACACATCTGGTCCAAACTAGACTTTGTGATGCAACCAGGATTCAGTAACCCACCGTTAGATGATATACTTTTAAATGGCAGGTCACTTGTCCTGCCTAATGTGGAGCACGTAAGACTGTTTTGCCTTGGGATTGCCCTCCAAGCATGTCTAACTAATGCCATGAGGTTTGGTTTAGAAGCACCTGATGTAGTAGTGCCTGTCTGACCTGGTACCTCCGTAGGGCCCTGTGTGAGGGCAGGCCAGGAGGTTAATTTGGGTCCAGAAGCAGTACAGCCAGCCTCCCACAGCCCTCTgctgcaaaagagagaaaaacacataCTCTAAACTGTCATCATCAGCATATAAAATCCCTGTGGTGACAAGGTCAATGTGCACAGCTaatcaaattttaattttgctgggagaaggaagaatgAAGGCCTGGACAATTTCTGTTGTCCATTTTGCTCACATTCCCCCAGCACTAATGTTGGAGGGTACATCCCTGGCTGCTTCTTGCTTAGATTTTACCATGAATTAATTCTCTGTGCAAAAGAGCTTAACAAGTCAAGGCCCAGACTCAAGCAACCTAGTTCCTGTGGCTGGATCtatcattttctgtttgtggGATGTATTGAAGGCTCAGAGACAGCAAAAAGTTAGCTCTGGGCACGGGGTGGAGAGGAAATGCTGGGTCTTTTTCCAGGACCTTCATCATTGCATAAAACTCCAGTCACACGAACTGAAATCTGACTGAGCACTGGGCTGAACTATGCACTTTCATCTTTAAAACTTTCCTGTGCTACCGGTTTAGCGTAACCATTTCTGTCCTGGAAATGGAACCTCCAACTTAAAACCTCCCCTAATAAACAGTGTTGAGATAATTACCTGGAGTGTAGTACCATGAAGCTTCAGCTGGACACCATACTTCATGGGGATTGATGGTGGCAGGACAGCAAAAACTTAATCCTTTCCTCTTGGTTTTACATACAGGTTTTTCTTCCCAGAGGACTTTATCACAGAGAGAAGAGAATTCAAAAGCTGCTCCATTGCAGGCTTGGTGGTGGATGGGAGTGGGTCTGGGTTGTCTGTCTCATGCCTGGATAGTGACTCTGCTCACTTCTCCCTGCCAGACTCCACCGGCAGTGTGAATGGTGTGGACATGCTCAAAGTGCACTGCAGCCACCCGCACCTGATAGTGCAGCTCAAGTTCTGCAAGCAGGAGAACTGCCGCCGGTTCCTGCAGAGTTACCGGGAAGGAGCGCTCCAGGAGTCCCTCCAGAATCACCTCCAGCTCTCCTTGGCCATGACCACAGTGCCTCTTGAAATGGAGCTGAAGGCTGGCAACGAGCACCTCGACAGCATGCTGAAGGATGAGGATCGCTGCCTGGAGTGCATCTACAGAGAAAAGGTgaatgggagagggagggagggcaggcagcagcgaggagcGGTAGCGCAGGACTCAGGAAGGTGGGTGCAAATCTTGCTCTGCTGCAGCGTGCTGGGTTGTTGACTTCTCCATCCTTCCATTTGCAACTGTAATATGGAGAAacagctctgcccttccccag
Encoded here:
- the TRADD gene encoding tumor necrosis factor receptor type 1-associated DEATH domain protein, yielding MFTGSGIFRWGTGGCRCPPPPAVRFPGGPGPAAPAGGAAQRRKRRRRGRAAAVAEGLKMAGSSTPWIGSAYLFLQSTCKTIVLPSLYESSQKKPSVFKALKLALADSTGSVNGVDMLKVHCSHPHLIVQLKFCKQENCRRFLQSYREGALQESLQNHLQLSLAMTTVPLEMELKAGNEHLDSMLKDEDRCLECIYREKPDRLRDEEISELEECLKSLIVHQSINNNTAVKGCASLNAPSLPCPSQGSSLSPQVTFIFQGQHFANRTLTPDDHQKFAKLVSKKWKQVGRSLQKNCRALRDPVIDNLALEYDREGLYEQAYQLLLRFIQSEGKKATIARLIAALEENGLISLAEELLGLHSNEDCS